A region of the Parambassis ranga chromosome 24, fParRan2.1, whole genome shotgun sequence genome:
CTCAGTTGAATGTGAACTTGGATAACTGTGAGTCAGGATCTTTGATGTCTTGTGTACTTGTCCTGAACTGTAAATTCTTACTGCACCCACTAGAGAGATGAGATTCCACACAGTACATAAGTCAAACAGATAAAGGAGCGAATGCAGAACTATGTAGAAATAATTGAGCAGGTGTAACATAGCATTTGGATTTTGCAATATGctgaaacattcacacacaccaaTGGTAAATATATCTAATAGTACAGAGATTAGCTCATGTGTGACTAATGCTGTTCATTTTTATGATTATTAAAGTTCACTCACTGTTGTGTTTGAAGACTCTAATTGTAGAGCCAGACAGGCGTGCCCCGAGCACCAGAGATGCATGATTCAGCTCGTCGCTGAGGATCAGACAACCCTACcacaaaaaaaaagggaaatgtaaaaacatgtccTTTTCACATCACAATTATGGATGTTTTAGCAGGTTGAtaaggagatttcattctgatgcactttttgttaaattagtgaaacttctctttacaatccgatagcaaccaattagttcggcagtttcgcattaaaaggaagaatattaaccatctgtggaagctataaaacgctaaaaacatcagccaaatCTTCTGGGCTTGTTACATAATACATAATTATGCCACAGTCCAGCGCAAGCAGAAAAGTGACAGCCATAGTAAAGAATTTATAAACCCTTGTGACAGCCTTGTGTCAGGAAGTGCGTTTCTTTGACTCACAAGGAACACTGATATGCACGTCAGCTCAGATTTCGACATCCTGTTCAAGTAACATTGTCAAGGAAAGAATAGAAAAAGAACAGGAATGTGTGATTTGTTGGGGTTAGAATTACAGTGACTGAAACTTCTTTCAATATTTGCTGTACTACGTTTTGCACTTTTAACTGTATGGCTTATGGCAAAATGTCTTATAcaatatgttttcattttaactaTCTGTGCGTGGCTCCTaaattttctttatttataagTAGCCATGCCTAATACTTGAAGTATTTCCCTAATTCACATATTCACATGCTATATCTTGGGTGTTATTAAAGAGAAGAAATGCTGAAATAATACTTTaaatatgttatttttgttCTTAAAACTATgccacatgtttttaattttagaatTTCACCCACCTCTATGGGTAACATAAACACATGTTGTAagtaatcaaataaaaatataaactgcATAATACACAGAAACGGGACAAGAAGGAAGTGAGCAAGTGAACAAAATTCTTCACCTTCCCAGTGAGAGCAGGAATATTCATGGAGTTGGTTGCGAAGCCCATTCCAAAGGCCATGGCTGACTCAACGCCCAGAAACCTGGCAACCAATTGCTCCATTTCCTCGTGGATGTCCAGGTTCCCTGAAAATATGAGCAACTctgttaataataatactttACCTCACCATATTGAGCAAAGGTAAAAAGATTAAAAGTACAAAATGAGAAGCTAAAAATTTGTAAAAATTTGTTTCAAAGTTCTCACAATATATTTCTATTATATCTATCACTCATCTTTCATTTCTTTAAAACCACCTGAACCGCTTTTGATGTATTCTGAAACTGCTGCAAACGAAAGGCGGCACAACTCTTTTTGATTCATCAGAAAAGAAGTGCCCTTGAAAGCAATCACAATCCACCGAAAGCCTCTGAAAGAAAACTCCTTCTTACCAATCTCACAGCGAGTGCTGCCCACTCCAGCTCCATACATTTGTGTGGCTTggacagcagcatcagcacaAGTTCCAACGTTCTCCGCGAAGCCGAGGTAATTGTATGAGCCCATATTGATAACATCCTTGACCACTTTGCCAGTGTGCCTTAGAGAAACAGAGAGTGTCAGAAATAGAAAACTGGTACCTATACTTCAGGCTAATACAAACAATTAGTAACTTCAACACATACATCTTTCAAGCCTTTTTAGTCACAACCCTTCTCTGCTCAAAGCTGCACCTTTACTGCTACAATTGTCATATATAATGATTACATTTGATAATTAACTGTTCTGAAGCGTACGATCTAATTAGATAAATCGGGAAAAATATGAAGTGACTGTGTTGTGCTTTTCCAATTTGTATTAGCTGTAGCACAAAAATTCAGTACGTtttctgttagtgtgtgttgttgtagaaTTCATAATACTgctaacattttgtttgtttgtttatgaatGATTTGTGGTAAATGATTCTTTATATCTTGAATGACGAGTATCTTACAGCATCTGACAGATACTGATGATTTCAACATAGCCATTTGAATAATAGCTTACGTCACTCTCAATATCAGAAATacaaggtcagtgacttcaagTGTAAATCAATGACAGAGAAATACAAACATCTGAGGAATAAATTACACCTTGGTTCTAAAGAAACCCTGTAAACATGCAGGCAGCAAACCACAAGACCTCAAAATCTCATACAACTTACTCAAATGTCCAGTTGTAGTTGGGAGAGACTCTCTCTACCAAGTCCATCTTAGCACCAGGGACGCTGCAGATTGGCCGGTTCCAGTTGTCTCTGATCCTCATGTACAAGTTTCTGGTGTAAAAATTTTCAAAATCTTGATAGAGGGGCACAAAATCCTGTAGAGAAAATGGAAAAGCTTACACTGTTTCTTCATGTCTTCTTCACAGTCCTTTATATCCAAAAGGAGCCTTTCTTCTGTAGCAAAGAAGGCCAACAGTTGATTTTTGACTGTTGAACCAGACATAATAGGTGTGACagacagcaaaaataaatacatgaaacaTAGTTCAAGTAACATTAGTAGTAGCAGCAATAAATACGTTTTTAGTTTTAATCTGCATTGGTATTTTAAACTGAGGTTAGTACGACTTACTTTCTGTTCTTCTCTCTCACGAGCCACATGGCACTTTTCAATGTTCCAGTGACGGAGGAAGTCTCGGAGGTAGCCGAAGATGGTGAGGATGCCATAACCCATGTAGGTGAGAACAGCAACCAGTAGAGGTGTCTCCTCAAACGATTCCACAAATGGCTTTTTATACAGGCTGGAATTATGTGTCACATTTTGATTCTAGAGgacaacaaagcaaaaacaaagtcaTTATTACTTCACAAAATAACAAAGACCAAAGCTAAGCCCAAGGCAGAGATTAATAAGTGTTTGTGCGCttgactggggggggggggttcttccTTAAAAAGGTAATGGTTTTTCTATGCTTGAGATCTGTTTTCTCATTATATCTGCCACAGCATGTAGCTGAGCAAACTGTGAAAGAAAGCAGACCAGACCAATCCAGTATAAGCTGGGCACagtcaaaacagcagcagggctgatttgttaaaactgtgtttttcctGGAAAGAGAGTTAGGAAGCTAATAAGGGGCCACAATAGGCACAAGCATTCATGGGGAGCCAGTCCTGTGCCCCTGTAGGCCAGTGAGCAACAAACTGGCCATCAATCCAGGGTTCTAATTCATTGAGTTTTATGAATAGCATTATTGATCTTGGATTATGGGACCATATAAATGTGGTCACACATTGGAAATGCTGCAAAAAATACTCATAAAACTGAGTAATTTCAAACTCAGTGATTTTTATTTGTCTACAAAACCTACACGAAACCAATGAGGATGGTCACTCATTACAGCCTCAGGCCTGAAGCTTAGCAACCATACATCATGTGACTGGTCATGCCCTTCCAAGAAATACCTCCAAGCTGGGGAAATTGAGAGCActggagtgtgagtgtgtgtgtgtgtgtgcatgtgtatgtgattgtgtttgtatgtgattGTGTTAAACCCAGTCAAACAGGTTCATAGAAAATGAATTGAAAGCTGCTTAGTAGCTGTGGTTTATGGAAAATGTGAGAATAAATCAAATTCATATTCAAATACACCAACCGCATGCCACAGTAGCTACACACAGTTTGcctgatcagaatcagaaatactttattaatcccaggagGAAATTGTCTGATGTCATATGTGCTTAATCTTTTATATCTGTGGACAAACACAGATGGAGACAAGACATGCCTATGCCATTTCTTTACAGTTTAGTGTCACACAAACTGTCCCAGAGGACTCAAACTAGTCTTTTGCCATCTGGTCTTTCACATGCTTGCTCTGCAGCGCAATAGATGATGATCATATTACATTGTATACACAATAAGAAAAGCTCATGGTGTAAGCACATGGTGTAACGTTCCACATCAAACACAACTAAGTAAGTAAGTGAACAAGTCCTCCTCCTGCTAGATGCTGACTAAATGCATATATCATTTTTACTGACACTTGTGAGACTACTTTTTCCTGCACAAATtctgtttctaaataaaaacaGGTATTATGGGTAGAAAACTTTTACAGTGATCTATAACTGAGACCCAGGCTtactataaaaatgttttaaatcgcacatttgttttgtgggtATTTGTCAAGCTGATTTAACAAACATTAATGGTACAGCATAGAGAAGGACTTCTCTTGCAGTCTGATTCCTACTGTAAACACTGGGCCTGTGTGTCTCTAACCTTCCTCTTTTAAAGAGCAAGCCCTCCACATGACAATAGAATGTGATGACAAGTTTTCACTAATGTTAGCAAATCTAAATAGGCAGAATCTGATCAGTGCTGTGCATCATATCacactgtattgtttcacatgcTGGTCTAGTTCATCTCAGAGATACTGCATAAGAATGATCCACTGTTAAAAGTCCTTCATATAGATTAAGGTCTGTTGGTTATGGACCAAAGGGTTCTCTACCTCATCGATCAAAAGTTAATCAAAAGTTGCAATGTGATGTTCTCAAATCTAGAGGTAGAGTATTACTTTGAGGACTCATTGATTTATATATTTCTCTTCAGTGAAAACCAAAAGCACATGTATACTCCCACCTTTACTACTACAAACACACGCTCAAAAGAGGTTCCTGTGGTTTTCATTCCAGCTTGGAAAAGACCACACCCATTCATAGCCTGGAGACATTCCTCTCCTGGTAAAGTGTCATGTGAAAGCACTCCTGCCCTCCTCTCTGAGGTCTCTAAGGACACAGACGGCTTCGCTGGTTGGAAAAAAACACGCACCTAGGTCTTCTATATGTATTGGAGTGAGTGTAAACAGACCCGCCTCGTTTaacccgacacacacacacacacacacacacacacacaagtaagaGCAGAGAAACAACAGGGTgttaaattacaaaaaaaagtcaccaCTACAGTCCTCCCTGATCAGATGGCAGCTATCTCTAAACAAGTTTAAACCGTATTGCAGCTTTCTCAACAGACCTCAACattaaacaaaaccaaacaacaACTTCTGAAACCGAGTGATGACAAATTAAGTTTAAACTTTTAAGTTAAACACCGCGTAGCGAGTGAAAACAGCTAGCTTGATGTGTTGCATCGTGGGACACATTATGCTAGCTATAGGGCGTTATATAAGCTAACTACACAGCTATAAGCCAGACTAATTACATTACAATGGCAATTTACTCTTTAGTTCATCGTCATATGGCTCATATGGCATATGGAAAAAAACCTCCCGTACAAGAATGTGGAGTCGCAATGTGGACAAGCTAATTAcaaatgaataattaaaaaacaaatacaggcAAAATAATTACGTTTGCTCTACTGTGCTACACAACATTTGATGTTGGTCCTCCCCTGCCGAGCATTTGACGGTTGGGCCTTACCTTCTCCCTGGGGCGACGATACTTTTGTGGCTGCTGAAACAGGCAGTGGTTCTTCACGAAGCCATTTTTACTGGCTTTTCTGCCATTTGAGGTCCGGTGACAGGCGTATCCGTTAACCTGTTTATTCGCTGAGCTTTCCGTCATCTTCGCCGACCACTTATATCTTTGAATTTCCCGATTTAAAGTGGCTCAACTTGTATAACGCTGATCGAGGAGTCATGTATGAGCTGGAAGGAGACGGATTTTAACGCCCACTCTTGCGGTGACCCGCAGGAGCCTGCCGGAAGTCCACGCCTCTGAGTGTTTTCATTGGCCACCACGGTTACTCCATAACAAAGATCGTCTATTTAAACACGTGTACTAACGCTTACGTATTTTCCTCTCACCTGTttgctaaataaaaaaagaataaaatggtAATAAATCAGTAAACCTTCTCGATGGCAAGAGATTCTTACttgatttaatttattttacgcgacaaagaaaatataatatatgaGTTTTGGGCAGTTAGATCCCACGATAACTATAATGGGAAATTTTTAGAAAACGTTATAATTCTAagaattttcttagaatttcaccactaagggaaaGTCCTAgcgctaagaatctttgtgaatacggccccagACGTCTTTAGCATGAAACTGTATTACGACAAAGTAGTGGCACATTAATGTAGGAgcagagtgagagctcttaccctACATCACCTTCTTTGCTGGGCGTCACCCTCTCCTTCAGCGTGGGACGTCCTAAAGAGCAGCCCGTGGAAATAACCTGCAGTAACCTTTGCTTAGGCGTGAATggaacaccttttttttccactgtctcACCTGAACAGGGAGGATGCACAACAAAGGTCAAGGCTATATGTGTAGAACAGGCTGTGAACGAGTTAAATATCAGATTTTTACTATCTCTCACATCTTTTGTCTGGGAGATATTTGAGGGAATTATGTGACCTGTGCTGGTGTTAAAACATTTGGGCATTCAGGCATTTTATCTGGGTTTAAAGTCAGGGCATATTCATAAAAGGTTTGCATACTGTATTTATTACATAACAGTCAGTAGGCTACTGACTTCCTGCTGCACTTCATGGCAAACACCTCCTCTGTTAAGAGTGCAGCAACAATAGAGTTTCCTGGAGTGACAGGCAGGAGTTCACAGTTTATCTCTAGGTTGTACTTCctgttctttttcctgtttggTAAATGTGTTCTGGTGAAACGTGCGTATCagcacagtctgtgtttttgtgattgCCCGTGCAGGACACCACCTGTATATTCTTCCAGTGCCTGCTTATTTTCAGTCAGTAGTAAAAATCAGCACTGCAGTCCTGCAAtgctgtttcttttcttcctcctagATGGCACTGTTGGGCCACAGTAAGGTGGAGTCCAGTCCGAGGTTATGTGCTGGTACTGTGGGTTGTATAGTTCAGTGTAAGAGCCCATTGTTTTATTAGCTGTCGCCATCCACGATTAAGACACTAGATGATAACATCTAATGATCTGATTCTCAGATCAATTTTCAATCCTCTTCTCAAGGTTGTAACCTTGAGCGTGGAATAATAAAACATCAGTCAGGCCGGTGCTTACCAATGTGCACAAAGGCAGTTTAACACCCATCCCTCCCAAACCTGATGAAGGTGATAAGGATCCAGCTTTAACAGAATCAGAGGCAGGGTTAAAAGCAAAGACGACCTGCTTTCACTGATACAGGAGCATTAATGAGTGCAATCCATTTTGATGACACTGCCAGTTCAACATACTTCACATGAAATAAGCATTTATTTGTTCTTGACTAAAGAGAAgattaaatatgtatttatatgcTGAGGATGCCAAATATTATTGATCCGATGGG
Encoded here:
- the sptlc2b gene encoding serine palmitoyltransferase 2b, with the translated sequence MTESSANKQVNGYACHRTSNGRKASKNGFVKNHCLFQQPQKYRRPREKNQNVTHNSSLYKKPFVESFEETPLLVAVLTYMGYGILTIFGYLRDFLRHWNIEKCHVAREREEQKDFVPLYQDFENFYTRNLYMRIRDNWNRPICSVPGAKMDLVERVSPNYNWTFEHTGKVVKDVINMGSYNYLGFAENVGTCADAAVQATQMYGAGVGSTRCEIGNLDIHEEMEQLVARFLGVESAMAFGMGFATNSMNIPALTGKGCLILSDELNHASLVLGARLSGSTIRVFKHNNMQSLEKLLRDAIVHGQPRTHRPWKKILIVVEGIYSMEGSVVRLPEVIALKKRYKAYLYLDEAHSIGALGPNGRGVVDYFGLDPKDVDIMMGTFTKSFGAAGGYIGGKKELIDYLRHHSHSAMYATSMSPPVAQQIITSMKIIMGEDGTTLGADRLRQLSENTTYFRRKLRDMGFIIYGNDDSPVVPLMLYMPAKIGAFGREMLKRNIGTVVVGFPATPIIESRARFCVSAAHTREMLDTALEAISEVGDLLQLKYSRREQLLSSLE